Proteins from one Deinococcus apachensis DSM 19763 genomic window:
- a CDS encoding DUF4126 domain-containing protein: MELLSGLLSSLGLSGAAGLNAYIPLLVVGLLSRSGVLHLSAPYDLLGNPWVLLGVGVLGLLDFVGDKIPGVDHALHLVGGVVNAAAGAVLFTAQAGIADVPPALSLALGLLVAGGVHTTRAAIRPLATATTGGLANPVVSTAEDGASLTLSLLAVFAPLLAALGLAGVLVLAYRLWAGRRARRVT; the protein is encoded by the coding sequence ATGGAACTGCTGTCCGGGTTGCTCTCCTCCCTCGGCCTGTCGGGCGCGGCGGGTCTGAACGCCTATATCCCGCTCCTCGTCGTGGGACTGCTCTCCCGCTCCGGCGTGCTGCACCTGAGCGCGCCCTACGACCTGCTGGGGAATCCCTGGGTGCTGCTGGGGGTCGGGGTGCTGGGCCTGCTCGACTTCGTGGGCGACAAGATTCCGGGCGTGGACCATGCCCTTCACCTCGTCGGCGGGGTGGTGAACGCGGCGGCGGGGGCGGTGCTTTTCACGGCTCAAGCCGGAATCGCGGACGTGCCCCCGGCGCTCAGCCTGGCGCTGGGCCTGCTCGTGGCGGGCGGCGTCCACACCACCCGCGCGGCCATTCGCCCACTGGCGACCGCCACAACGGGCGGCTTGGCAAACCCGGTCGTCAGCACCGCCGAGGACGGGGCGAGTCTCACCCTCAGCCTCCTCGCGGTGTTCGCCCCGCTGCTCGCCGCGCTGGGGTTGGCGGGCGTCCTCGTCCTGGCCTACCGGCTGTGGGCAGGGAGGCGGGCACGCCGAGTGACCTGA
- a CDS encoding V-type ATP synthase subunit K, which translates to MKKLVKYLPALTAATVASSALAQEAAAGAATGDANAAGLRAIGAGLALGLGAVGTGLAQGPIGAAAAGVVAERPEKFGQMAIWFFIPETLVIFGFVGFFLLR; encoded by the coding sequence ATGAAGAAACTCGTCAAGTACCTGCCCGCCCTCACCGCCGCCACCGTCGCCAGCTCCGCGCTGGCCCAGGAAGCCGCCGCTGGCGCCGCCACCGGTGACGCCAACGCCGCTGGCCTGCGCGCCATCGGCGCGGGCCTCGCGCTGGGTCTGGGCGCCGTGGGCACTGGCCTGGCGCAGGGCCCCATCGGCGCCGCCGCCGCGGGCGTCGTTGCCGAGCGTCCCGAGAAGTTCGGCCAGATGGCGATCTGGTTCTTCATCCCGGAAACGCTCGTGATCTTCGGCTTCGTCGGCTTCTTCCTGCTGCGCTGA
- a CDS encoding alpha-hydroxy acid oxidase gives MTTVNLPDAETPELSGTVNLADIEALGRSRLDRNALEYYASGANDEVTLAANREGFRRIRLRPRMLVDVSNVDTRTEVLGLPLSLPVGIAPSAFHGLAHPEAERATARAAAAAGSVMTLSTFSNTPIEEVAREAPGRFWFQLYPYTDRELSAEVVRRAEMAGARALVLTVDAPFVGRREPNERHRFALPPHLKVPNVGSRERLAELESESGSQLVNYFQGLISKTFTWADLAWLRSVTSLPIVLKGILTAEDALLAAEHACHVWVSNHGGRQLDTAVSSIEALPEVVEAVAGHVEVYLDGGVTRGTDVLKAVALGAKAVFLGRATLWGLAAGGEAGVRRTLDLLHDEVRLALALCGKQNIGQVGRDLVRM, from the coding sequence ATGACCACCGTCAATCTGCCGGACGCCGAGACTCCCGAGCTGAGCGGCACGGTGAACCTCGCTGACATCGAGGCGCTGGGCCGCTCCCGCCTGGATCGCAACGCGCTGGAGTACTACGCCAGCGGCGCGAACGACGAGGTGACGCTGGCGGCGAACCGCGAGGGCTTTCGCCGTATCCGGTTGCGCCCCCGGATGCTGGTGGACGTGTCCAACGTGGACACCCGGACCGAGGTGCTGGGCCTGCCCCTGAGCCTCCCGGTCGGGATCGCCCCCAGCGCCTTTCACGGCCTCGCCCACCCGGAGGCGGAGCGGGCGACGGCGCGGGCGGCCGCCGCGGCGGGCAGCGTGATGACGCTCAGCACCTTCTCCAACACGCCCATAGAGGAGGTCGCGCGGGAGGCGCCGGGCCGCTTCTGGTTCCAGCTCTACCCATACACCGACCGCGAGCTGAGCGCCGAGGTCGTGCGCCGGGCGGAGATGGCGGGCGCACGGGCGCTGGTGCTGACGGTGGACGCCCCCTTCGTCGGCCGCCGCGAGCCGAACGAACGCCACCGCTTCGCCCTGCCGCCGCACCTGAAGGTCCCGAACGTGGGGAGCCGGGAGCGCCTGGCCGAGCTGGAATCGGAGTCCGGGTCGCAACTCGTGAACTACTTCCAGGGACTGATCTCCAAGACCTTCACCTGGGCCGACCTGGCGTGGCTGCGCTCGGTCACGTCCCTGCCTATCGTGCTCAAGGGCATTCTGACCGCCGAGGACGCCCTGCTCGCCGCCGAGCATGCCTGCCACGTCTGGGTCAGCAACCACGGTGGGCGGCAACTGGATACCGCCGTGAGCAGCATCGAGGCGCTGCCGGAGGTCGTGGAAGCGGTCGCGGGGCACGTCGAGGTCTATCTCGACGGCGGGGTGACGCGGGGGACTGATGTTCTGAAGGCCGTCGCACTGGGAGCCAAAGCCGTCTTCCTGGGCCGGGCCACCCTATGGGGTCTCGCGGCGGGAGGAGAAGCAGGCGTGCGGCGCACCCTCGACCTCCTCCACGACGAGGTGCGGCTGGCGCTGGCCCTGTGCGGCAAGCAGAACATCGGGCAGGTGGGGCGGGACCTGGTGCGGATGTGA
- a CDS encoding MarR family winged helix-turn-helix transcriptional regulator, with protein MPELTAEGAAFTDLLLEVFRLNGRLLDAGDRLTRPLGLSSARWQVLGMVEHGPVTVAQISRVMGLARQSVQQLTDALERDGFLAYVDNPGHRRARLVQLTAKGEAAAAHLIPAQAEWANRMGEGQTSETLQAALTTLRALRERLEQDANPAP; from the coding sequence ATGCCCGAACTTACGGCGGAGGGGGCCGCCTTCACCGACCTGCTGCTGGAGGTCTTTCGGCTGAACGGACGGCTGCTGGACGCGGGCGACCGCCTGACCCGTCCCCTGGGGCTGAGCAGTGCTCGCTGGCAGGTGCTGGGCATGGTGGAACACGGTCCCGTTACGGTGGCGCAGATCAGCCGGGTCATGGGTCTGGCGCGGCAGAGCGTGCAGCAACTCACCGACGCCCTGGAGCGGGACGGTTTTCTAGCCTACGTGGACAATCCGGGGCACCGCCGCGCCCGGCTGGTCCAGCTCACGGCGAAAGGAGAGGCCGCTGCCGCCCACCTCATCCCCGCACAGGCCGAGTGGGCCAACCGGATGGGTGAAGGGCAGACCTCAGAAACCCTCCAGGCCGCGCTGACCACGCTCCGTGCCCTGCGCGAGCGGCTGGAGCAGGACGCGAACCCGGCCCCCTGA
- the pth gene encoding aminoacyl-tRNA hydrolase codes for MNLVVGLGNPGAQYARTRHNVGWLVVDEVARRWGAIWRKDKDAEVAEVRVGAAPGARVLLVKPQTFMNTSGKAVGPLVAFYKLEPDGLLVVQDDLDSPFGLLKFRLGGRHGGQNGVRDLIRVLGTEKFPRLKVGISRPPAGWDPADWVLSKWREEEAGTLAELVRLGADAVEVWATQGLAEGQARFNGTDLRPKPEPEAVPSVS; via the coding sequence TTGAACCTCGTCGTCGGCCTGGGCAATCCGGGCGCGCAGTACGCGCGGACCCGGCACAACGTCGGCTGGCTCGTCGTGGACGAGGTGGCCCGCCGCTGGGGTGCCATCTGGCGCAAGGACAAGGATGCCGAGGTGGCCGAGGTGCGGGTGGGCGCGGCTCCGGGCGCCAGGGTCCTCCTCGTCAAGCCGCAAACCTTCATGAACACGTCGGGCAAGGCAGTGGGGCCGCTCGTCGCCTTCTACAAGCTGGAGCCGGACGGCCTCCTGGTGGTGCAGGACGACCTCGACAGCCCCTTCGGCCTCCTCAAGTTCCGGCTGGGTGGGCGGCACGGCGGGCAGAACGGGGTGCGCGACCTCATCCGCGTGCTGGGGACCGAGAAGTTCCCGCGCCTGAAGGTCGGCATCTCCCGCCCCCCAGCGGGCTGGGACCCGGCCGACTGGGTCCTCAGCAAGTGGCGCGAGGAGGAGGCGGGCACCCTCGCCGAACTCGTGCGGCTGGGGGCGGACGCGGTGGAGGTCTGGGCCACGCAGGGGCTGGCAGAGGGGCAGGCCCGCTTCAACGGGACGGACCTGCGGCCGAAGCCGGAACCCGAGGCAGTGCCCTCGGTGTCCTAA
- a CDS encoding V-type ATPase subunit subunit G family protein, translating into MDAASRILSELATRERALDAQLEAARAEAQREVEAAEAQAARILQDAQAQAAQMRREFEEVLAGQTEAIRAEARAHAQQEVGAVQSRSEGKLGPAVEHILRAVLP; encoded by the coding sequence TTGGACGCCGCTAGTCGAATCCTGAGTGAACTCGCCACCCGCGAGCGGGCTCTGGACGCGCAGTTGGAGGCCGCCCGAGCCGAGGCGCAGCGCGAGGTCGAGGCCGCCGAGGCGCAGGCCGCGCGCATCCTGCAAGACGCGCAGGCGCAGGCCGCGCAGATGCGCCGCGAGTTCGAGGAGGTGCTGGCCGGGCAGACGGAAGCGATCCGCGCCGAGGCCCGCGCCCACGCGCAGCAGGAGGTCGGGGCCGTGCAGTCCCGCAGCGAGGGCAAGCTGGGCCCCGCCGTCGAGCACATCCTGAGGGCGGTGCTGCCTTGA
- a CDS encoding P-II family nitrogen regulator, with translation MKLITAVVRPERVQQVKEALFQAGISGITLSRVSGHGGEQEVVEHYRGTRVMIEFREKVEFRMAVSEPFVDVAIRAICQAARTGEVGDGKIFVQPLERVIRIRTGEEDNAALTPVTETKLTPGVPVQGALP, from the coding sequence ATGAAACTGATCACGGCGGTCGTGCGGCCCGAACGGGTGCAGCAGGTCAAGGAGGCGCTGTTTCAGGCGGGGATCAGCGGGATCACCCTCAGCCGCGTCTCGGGGCATGGCGGCGAGCAGGAGGTGGTCGAGCACTACCGCGGCACCCGGGTGATGATCGAATTCCGCGAGAAGGTGGAGTTCCGCATGGCCGTCTCCGAGCCCTTTGTGGACGTGGCGATCCGCGCCATCTGCCAGGCCGCCCGCACCGGCGAGGTGGGCGACGGCAAGATCTTCGTGCAGCCGCTGGAACGGGTGATCCGCATCCGCACCGGCGAGGAGGACAACGCCGCGCTGACCCCCGTCACCGAGACGAAGCTCACGCCGGGCGTCCCGGTCCAAGGAGCCCTGCCATGA
- a CDS encoding V-type ATPase subunit: MTNPYGYINGRVRMLRADLLPGRVIDDAAGAGNYAEYLRVVSETPLREDMGDATAQDAGLAELDSALSRNYLRSIQHLRSIAVGQPAREVEALLLRYDVLNAKTLVRGVQAGRNSEDILTALVPAGTIPWPVLQAAATATDVASLAQTLAVAGGKIGGVLRSAVSAGASSLLDLEVALDQGYYRTVLAGVRGVNVRRYFTREIDVRNVLIALQLRGGTPSSRYFIPGGRDVTEADFLRVAGGDNTLGDPYLQAILEAPDLASAELVARRQLDEASRNVAMSDALGAGIVLDYLRRKEQEIAKLRLIGRGKFYNLPAEELRRELADA; the protein is encoded by the coding sequence TTGACCAACCCTTACGGTTACATCAACGGCCGCGTGCGGATGCTGCGCGCCGACCTGCTGCCCGGTCGCGTCATCGACGACGCGGCGGGGGCCGGGAACTACGCCGAGTACCTGCGCGTGGTGTCGGAGACGCCGCTGCGCGAGGATATGGGCGACGCGACCGCGCAGGACGCGGGCCTAGCGGAACTCGACTCCGCCCTGAGCCGCAACTACCTGCGGAGCATCCAGCACCTGCGCTCCATCGCGGTGGGGCAGCCCGCCCGCGAGGTGGAAGCCCTGCTGCTGCGCTACGACGTGCTCAACGCCAAGACGCTGGTGCGCGGGGTTCAGGCGGGCCGGAACAGCGAGGATATCCTCACGGCCCTGGTGCCCGCTGGGACGATCCCCTGGCCCGTGCTCCAGGCGGCGGCAACCGCGACGGATGTGGCCTCGCTCGCCCAGACCCTCGCGGTGGCGGGCGGCAAGATCGGCGGCGTGCTGCGGTCGGCGGTCAGCGCGGGGGCGAGCAGCCTGCTCGACCTCGAAGTCGCCCTCGACCAGGGGTACTACCGCACGGTCCTCGCGGGCGTGCGCGGCGTGAACGTGCGCCGTTACTTCACCCGGGAGATCGACGTGCGGAACGTCCTGATCGCGCTGCAACTGCGCGGCGGAACGCCTTCCTCCCGCTACTTCATCCCCGGCGGGCGGGACGTGACTGAGGCCGACTTCCTGCGCGTCGCGGGGGGCGACAACACCCTCGGCGACCCCTACCTTCAGGCCATCCTGGAGGCGCCGGACCTCGCCAGCGCCGAACTCGTCGCCCGGCGTCAACTCGACGAGGCCTCGCGCAACGTCGCTATGAGTGACGCGCTGGGTGCGGGCATCGTGTTGGACTACCTGCGCCGCAAGGAGCAGGAGATCGCCAAGCTGCGCCTGATCGGGCGCGGAAAGTTCTACAACCTCCCCGCCGAGGAACTCAGGAGGGAACTCGCCGATGCATAG
- a CDS encoding M42 family metallopeptidase: MTTTELRLDLLRQLSDLNGVPGNEDAVRDLVLRELEGLADEVRVDALGNVFALRGGEGEGKRERVMLSAHMDEIGFLVSFIDERGFLRLQALGGFDTRNLFARNVTVQTRGGPLPGVMTPGGKPVHIATPEDRKKVPEVKEFFVDLGLDGEEVKRRVRVGDMVTLDQTARQVGKLTVGKAMDDRASVFLQLEVLRRFRDTRPRHDVVAVFSVQEEVGLRGATVAAYGAEPTLGIGLDVTLAVDTPGVGPEEAVTRLGDGIGIKVFDSTMISTRWLVDDLVDLAEREGIRYQLEVLPLGGTDGAAIQKSRAGVPSVTLSIPTRYIHTIVEAVHEDDLRAGVDLLAAYLR, encoded by the coding sequence GTGACCACAACTGAACTGCGGCTGGACCTTCTTCGTCAGCTCTCCGACCTCAACGGCGTGCCGGGCAACGAGGACGCGGTGCGTGACCTCGTGCTGCGCGAGCTGGAGGGCCTGGCCGACGAGGTGCGGGTGGACGCCCTCGGCAACGTGTTCGCCCTGCGGGGCGGTGAGGGCGAGGGCAAGCGCGAGCGCGTGATGCTCAGCGCCCACATGGACGAGATCGGCTTCCTGGTGAGCTTCATCGACGAGCGCGGCTTCCTGCGCCTCCAGGCGCTCGGCGGCTTCGACACCCGCAACCTCTTCGCCCGCAACGTGACGGTGCAGACGCGCGGCGGCCCCCTCCCGGGCGTGATGACGCCGGGCGGTAAACCTGTCCACATCGCCACGCCGGAAGACCGCAAGAAGGTGCCCGAGGTCAAGGAATTCTTCGTGGACCTGGGCCTGGACGGTGAGGAGGTCAAGCGGCGCGTGCGGGTGGGCGACATGGTCACCCTCGACCAGACGGCCCGGCAGGTGGGCAAGCTCACCGTGGGCAAGGCGATGGACGACCGTGCCAGCGTGTTCCTGCAACTGGAGGTGCTGCGCCGCTTCCGGGACACCCGCCCCCGGCACGATGTGGTCGCCGTCTTCAGCGTGCAGGAGGAGGTGGGGCTGCGCGGCGCCACGGTGGCGGCCTACGGCGCCGAACCCACCCTCGGCATTGGTCTGGACGTGACCCTGGCGGTGGACACCCCCGGCGTCGGGCCGGAGGAGGCGGTCACCCGCCTGGGGGACGGCATCGGCATCAAGGTCTTCGACTCCACCATGATCTCGACCCGCTGGCTGGTGGACGACCTCGTGGACCTCGCCGAGCGGGAAGGCATCCGCTACCAGCTTGAGGTGCTGCCGCTGGGCGGGACGGACGGCGCGGCGATTCAGAAGTCGCGGGCGGGTGTGCCCAGCGTGACCCTCAGCATCCCCACCCGCTACATCCACACCATCGTGGAAGCCGTCCACGAGGACGACCTGCGGGCCGGGGTGGACCTGCTCGCGGCCTACCTGCGCTGA
- a CDS encoding ammonium transporter — protein sequence MKKLLPLLLLLGGVALAQDAKPELNAGDTAWMLASAALVLLMTPGLAFFYGGLTRAQSVLNTMMMSVVSIGLVGIVWMVAGYTLAFGEGGNALIGGLSHLGLEGLKDQLSGTIPSYVFAAFQAMFAIIALALVSGAVIERMRFGAFILFGGLWSLLIYSPLAHWVWSADGWLFKLGALDFAGGTVIHIAAGISALVAAMVLGSRIGFPRTAHVPHNVPFVLLGAGLLWFGWMGFNAGSALSAGQTAGLAFITTLVAPAAAMLTWLGWESSRSGKPTAVGAATGLVVGLVAITPACAFVSPWASVIVGALGATASFWAVQYKHAMRADDSLDVFACHGVAGIVGAILTGALAWTTGQGKPVGEQVLIQLVGVAASVVWTGLGSLILLRLVSLFTPLRVPASQEIAGIDISAHSEQGYSENETGLGAPVFLGGD from the coding sequence ATGAAGAAACTCCTGCCCCTGCTTCTTCTCCTCGGCGGCGTGGCCCTCGCGCAGGATGCCAAGCCGGAACTCAACGCGGGCGACACGGCCTGGATGCTCGCCTCCGCCGCGCTCGTGCTGCTCATGACACCCGGGCTGGCCTTCTTCTACGGCGGCCTGACCCGCGCCCAGAGCGTGCTGAACACCATGATGATGAGTGTGGTGTCCATCGGCCTGGTCGGCATCGTCTGGATGGTCGCCGGATACACCCTCGCCTTCGGGGAGGGCGGCAATGCCTTGATCGGCGGGCTGAGCCACCTGGGGCTGGAAGGACTGAAGGACCAGCTCAGCGGCACCATCCCGTCGTACGTCTTCGCGGCCTTCCAGGCGATGTTCGCCATCATCGCGCTCGCGCTGGTGAGCGGCGCGGTGATCGAGCGGATGCGCTTCGGGGCCTTCATCCTCTTCGGCGGGCTCTGGAGCCTGCTGATCTACTCGCCGCTGGCCCACTGGGTCTGGAGCGCGGACGGGTGGCTGTTCAAGCTCGGGGCGCTGGATTTCGCGGGCGGCACGGTCATCCACATCGCGGCGGGGATCAGCGCCCTGGTCGCGGCGATGGTCCTGGGATCGCGGATAGGCTTTCCCCGCACGGCGCACGTGCCGCACAACGTCCCCTTCGTCCTGCTGGGTGCGGGATTGCTGTGGTTCGGCTGGATGGGCTTCAATGCCGGAAGCGCACTGAGCGCCGGGCAGACGGCGGGGCTGGCCTTTATCACCACGCTGGTCGCGCCCGCCGCCGCCATGCTGACCTGGCTGGGCTGGGAGAGCAGCCGCAGCGGCAAGCCCACCGCCGTCGGGGCCGCCACCGGTCTGGTCGTGGGCCTGGTCGCCATCACCCCTGCCTGCGCGTTCGTGAGCCCCTGGGCCTCGGTCATCGTGGGAGCCCTCGGCGCGACCGCCTCCTTCTGGGCCGTGCAGTACAAGCACGCCATGCGGGCCGACGACTCGCTCGACGTGTTCGCCTGCCATGGCGTTGCGGGCATCGTGGGGGCCATACTCACTGGGGCTCTCGCCTGGACGACCGGACAGGGCAAGCCGGTGGGCGAGCAGGTTCTGATCCAGCTCGTCGGCGTGGCGGCCAGCGTGGTCTGGACGGGCCTGGGCTCGCTGATCCTGCTGCGGCTCGTCAGCCTGTTCACCCCGCTGCGCGTTCCGGCCAGCCAGGAGATCGCGGGCATCGACATCAGCGCCCACAGCGAGCAGGGCTACAGCGAGAACGAGACCGGCCTGGGCGCCCCGGTGTTCCTCGGCGGCGACTGA
- a CDS encoding DUF427 domain-containing protein, which produces MPRPQPVKPGPGQESVWDYPRPPRLERTAYRIEIWLGGVKIAETTEAFRVLETSHPPTYYLPRAAFLPGVLTPAGGGSVCEWKGGASYWTLQAGGKTAQGAGWSYERPTPAFREIAGHIAVYAGRMDECRVDGEPVIPQPGGFYGGWITPDVVGPFKGEPGTLGW; this is translated from the coding sequence ATGCCGCGTCCCCAACCCGTCAAGCCCGGTCCCGGTCAGGAGAGCGTGTGGGACTACCCTCGCCCTCCCCGGCTGGAGCGCACGGCCTATCGCATCGAAATCTGGCTCGGTGGGGTGAAGATCGCTGAGACGACCGAAGCCTTTCGCGTCCTGGAAACGAGCCATCCCCCCACCTACTACCTGCCGCGCGCGGCCTTTCTGCCGGGCGTGCTGACCCCCGCGGGCGGCGGCAGCGTCTGCGAGTGGAAGGGCGGGGCGTCGTACTGGACGCTTCAGGCTGGAGGAAAAACAGCTCAGGGTGCGGGCTGGAGTTATGAACGTCCCACTCCTGCTTTCCGGGAGATCGCGGGCCATATCGCCGTCTATGCGGGCCGGATGGACGAGTGCCGGGTGGACGGCGAGCCCGTCATTCCCCAACCAGGCGGCTTTTACGGCGGCTGGATCACGCCGGACGTGGTCGGGCCATTCAAGGGGGAGCCGGGCACGCTGGGCTGGTAG
- a CDS encoding V-type ATP synthase subunit I, with translation MISRMHQVIVAGRQRDSREVMAALQGAGVLHIVPLDAEGFETGPLGGAAADERRNTERLLARTETTLGELGAVRGASAPLLPEGEWAARVEEVAQPASALGARESELQADLDTQGAYGEVVRVLARLAGGVDQSRRLALLTFTVGAPEELRGVEDALRADLGDRFALASDRVNERVVAGALAVPRADREKARAALSRARVGELRLPGRFDAMPVGAVQAEFERIARENPGALDQLRAEKRRLADAHGPALFAIRDALADRVAIDDARSQSARGKYGFVLQGYVPDEGLGAFRAALDAMKGRALYEVQPVNEHHAETVPVKLRNNSYVRNFEFLLNISDPPRYGTFDPSWVVAVFFPLFFGFVVADIGFGLLFLIASLWMLARSRRGQSLPVGLLGTTLDPKTLYQVGYVLRTMSLWSILWGILTGEFFGNVLEKLHVFFVDPALTQRLWGVRLGEAEHTSGLIPILFPRTLPEFSTTVLLICLMLGIVFLFWAWGLRAQLSLKHRHMHHFWEAAGILGGMVGLVSLAFISQAGRDFGALGNFSDWRVLVMIAGFVIFLLGVVLARAPLMLIEILSQGGFIISFTRLFAVGVAAAILANLATDVGWGLGGTLPIIGPILGIIVGFLVHSFLFALTILGHIMQPLRLMWVEYLNPTGYFQESGPRYQPFARNLK, from the coding sequence TTGATCAGCCGGATGCACCAGGTGATCGTCGCGGGCCGTCAGCGTGACAGCCGCGAGGTCATGGCTGCCCTGCAAGGGGCGGGGGTGCTGCACATCGTTCCCCTCGACGCCGAGGGGTTCGAGACCGGGCCGCTGGGCGGCGCCGCCGCCGACGAGCGCCGCAACACCGAGCGCCTGCTCGCCCGCACCGAGACCACCCTGGGGGAACTCGGCGCCGTGCGTGGCGCGTCGGCCCCCCTGCTCCCCGAGGGCGAGTGGGCAGCGCGGGTGGAGGAGGTGGCCCAGCCCGCCTCGGCCCTGGGGGCGCGCGAGAGCGAACTCCAGGCCGACCTCGACACCCAGGGCGCCTACGGCGAGGTCGTGCGCGTCCTCGCGCGGCTGGCGGGCGGCGTGGACCAGAGCCGCCGCCTCGCGCTGCTGACCTTTACGGTGGGGGCGCCCGAGGAACTGCGCGGGGTCGAGGACGCCCTGCGCGCGGACCTCGGTGACCGCTTCGCCCTGGCGAGCGACCGGGTGAACGAGCGCGTGGTCGCGGGCGCTCTGGCCGTGCCGCGCGCCGACCGTGAGAAGGCCCGCGCGGCACTCTCGCGTGCCCGGGTGGGCGAGCTGCGCCTGCCGGGCCGCTTCGACGCGATGCCGGTCGGCGCCGTTCAGGCCGAGTTCGAGCGAATCGCCCGCGAGAACCCTGGGGCGCTGGATCAGCTCCGGGCCGAGAAGCGGCGCCTCGCGGACGCCCACGGTCCCGCGCTGTTCGCCATCCGCGACGCGCTGGCCGACCGGGTCGCCATCGACGACGCGCGCTCGCAGTCGGCGCGCGGCAAGTACGGCTTCGTCCTTCAAGGCTACGTGCCCGACGAGGGCCTGGGCGCCTTCCGCGCGGCGCTGGACGCGATGAAGGGCCGCGCCCTGTACGAGGTGCAGCCCGTCAACGAGCACCACGCCGAGACGGTCCCGGTGAAGCTGCGGAACAACAGCTACGTGCGGAACTTCGAGTTCCTGCTCAACATCTCCGACCCGCCCCGCTACGGCACCTTCGACCCCTCGTGGGTGGTGGCGGTGTTCTTCCCGCTGTTCTTCGGCTTCGTGGTCGCGGACATCGGCTTCGGGCTGCTGTTCCTGATCGCCTCGCTGTGGATGCTGGCGCGCAGCCGCCGCGGCCAGAGCTTGCCGGTCGGCCTGCTGGGCACCACCCTCGACCCCAAGACGCTGTACCAGGTCGGGTACGTGCTGCGGACCATGAGCCTGTGGAGCATCCTCTGGGGCATTCTCACGGGTGAGTTCTTCGGCAATGTGCTGGAGAAGCTGCACGTGTTCTTCGTGGACCCGGCCCTGACCCAGCGACTGTGGGGCGTGCGGCTCGGCGAGGCGGAGCATACCTCCGGCCTGATCCCGATCCTCTTCCCGCGCACCCTGCCGGAATTCAGCACCACGGTGCTGCTCATCTGCCTGATGCTGGGCATCGTGTTCCTGTTCTGGGCGTGGGGCCTGCGCGCGCAACTCAGCCTCAAGCACCGCCACATGCACCACTTCTGGGAGGCCGCGGGCATCCTGGGCGGCATGGTGGGCCTGGTGTCGCTGGCCTTCATCTCGCAGGCGGGCCGCGATTTCGGCGCTCTGGGGAACTTCAGCGACTGGCGCGTCCTGGTGATGATCGCGGGCTTCGTGATCTTCCTGCTGGGCGTCGTGCTCGCCCGCGCGCCGCTGATGCTGATCGAGATCCTGTCGCAGGGCGGCTTCATCATCTCCTTCACCCGCCTCTTCGCGGTGGGTGTGGCGGCGGCCATCCTCGCCAATCTCGCCACGGACGTGGGCTGGGGTCTGGGCGGCACGTTGCCGATCATCGGCCCGATTCTGGGAATCATCGTCGGGTTCCTGGTGCACTCTTTCCTGTTCGCCCTCACGATTCTGGGGCACATCATGCAGCCTCTGCGTCTGATGTGGGTGGAGTACCTCAACCCCACCGGCTACTTCCAGGAGAGCGGCCCCCGCTACCAACCCTTCGCTCGCAACCTCAAGTGA
- a CDS encoding V-type ATP synthase subunit E, with product MSLGDILENETRDEIARIRAQAQERSAAILAAARERATALLDSQKRSLDAELQAGLTRARSAADLEANAQRLGAADQVQARAFQQAEAELRGAPASPQYPQILARLIQEASAALPNAEVVEVHPNEVTAAQMALAQLGVQAQVRPNPAIETGVRLVGRGGKTSVQNTLLGRLQSGRDSLTAEVARLLNG from the coding sequence ATGAGCCTCGGTGACATCCTCGAAAATGAAACCCGCGACGAGATCGCGCGGATCCGGGCGCAGGCGCAGGAGCGCTCGGCCGCCATCCTCGCCGCGGCGCGGGAGCGGGCGACCGCCCTGCTCGACAGCCAGAAGCGCAGCCTCGATGCCGAACTCCAGGCCGGGCTGACCCGCGCCCGCAGCGCCGCCGATCTGGAGGCGAACGCCCAGCGTCTGGGCGCAGCCGACCAGGTGCAGGCCCGTGCCTTCCAGCAGGCGGAGGCCGAACTGCGCGGCGCCCCCGCTTCCCCCCAGTACCCGCAGATTCTCGCGCGGCTGATCCAGGAGGCGAGCGCGGCCCTGCCGAACGCCGAGGTGGTGGAAGTTCACCCGAACGAGGTGACGGCCGCCCAGATGGCGCTCGCACAGCTCGGCGTCCAGGCCCAGGTGCGCCCCAACCCCGCCATCGAGACGGGCGTGCGGCTGGTCGGGCGCGGCGGCAAGACGAGCGTGCAGAACACGCTGCTCGGCCGCCTGCAATCGGGCCGCGACTCCTTGACGGCGGAGGTCGCGCGCCTCCTGAACGGCTGA